In a genomic window of uncultured Sphaerochaeta sp.:
- a CDS encoding DEAD/DEAH box helicase, producing the protein MARGVYLPMGFSLYSWQQTCIKEWLSIGSRGVVQVVTGAGKTILALYAAKALQEKLGKPVELVIIVPKTFLVTQWKASILSHQQDLGIKREDIGWVQGNHHQVHNRRVMIYVVNSARYTLSSTLHSLLTAGKTVLVIADECHHYASAENRKIFSFLDTLDAKTRKRFHSFGLSATPQVHGFATHLVPALGPLFYTYGFTEAIRDGVINQVVIHNVELAMTQEQDELYGELCAKVTSTLHRLTNLVPYLKKLKGAEFFLEIQNLCTSKHESIAETARLLIALFHQRRALVNLAPQRITCTVDLVKLLDSRSKIIIFGERISQSEELYALLKRRYPKEVVHYHSELGETERTLALKRYRSGEARILVSCKALDEGLDIPSADVGIILSSTSEQRQRIQRLGRILRRQEGKLKASLFYLCLGNTVEDANLLDEGLELVEEWYLSYTDHFIHPVYDELADDLVLALYKKGATVPGLDALIERGRVRSDWCEDPDSLKNLAQGRDERYYTLMRSLSLLRIRNGV; encoded by the coding sequence GTGGCAAGAGGAGTGTACCTACCGATGGGTTTTTCCCTCTACTCATGGCAGCAGACATGCATCAAGGAATGGCTTTCCATCGGAAGCCGAGGTGTGGTGCAGGTTGTCACCGGCGCGGGAAAGACCATCCTAGCCCTGTACGCGGCAAAAGCCCTGCAGGAGAAGCTGGGAAAGCCGGTGGAACTGGTGATCATCGTCCCCAAGACCTTCCTCGTCACCCAGTGGAAAGCCAGCATACTCTCCCATCAGCAGGACCTGGGGATCAAGCGGGAGGATATCGGCTGGGTGCAGGGCAACCACCATCAGGTGCACAACAGGCGAGTCATGATCTACGTGGTGAACTCCGCCCGGTATACCCTCTCCTCCACCTTGCACTCCTTGCTTACTGCAGGCAAGACGGTCTTGGTCATTGCCGATGAGTGTCATCACTATGCAAGTGCGGAGAACCGCAAGATATTCTCCTTCCTCGATACCCTCGATGCAAAGACCAGGAAGCGCTTTCACTCCTTCGGCCTCTCCGCTACTCCCCAAGTCCATGGGTTTGCCACCCATCTGGTGCCCGCCCTCGGCCCGCTCTTCTACACCTACGGGTTTACCGAGGCGATTCGGGATGGGGTGATCAACCAGGTGGTCATCCACAACGTGGAGCTGGCAATGACACAGGAGCAGGATGAGCTGTATGGCGAGCTCTGCGCAAAGGTAACCAGTACCCTCCACCGCCTGACCAACCTGGTGCCCTATCTGAAAAAGCTCAAAGGGGCAGAGTTCTTCCTGGAAATCCAGAATCTCTGCACCAGTAAGCATGAATCGATTGCCGAAACAGCGCGACTGCTCATAGCCCTCTTCCACCAGCGTCGTGCTCTGGTAAACCTAGCTCCCCAACGCATCACCTGCACCGTCGATCTGGTCAAGCTTCTCGATTCACGGAGCAAGATCATCATCTTCGGCGAACGGATCAGCCAAAGTGAGGAGCTCTATGCACTGCTCAAGCGCCGCTATCCCAAGGAGGTGGTTCACTATCACAGTGAGTTGGGAGAGACTGAGCGCACGTTGGCCCTGAAGCGCTACCGCAGTGGGGAGGCCCGTATCCTTGTCTCCTGCAAGGCCCTGGATGAGGGGTTGGACATCCCCAGTGCCGATGTGGGCATCATCCTCTCCTCCACCAGTGAGCAGCGCCAACGCATCCAACGCCTGGGGAGGATCCTCAGGCGCCAGGAGGGCAAGCTCAAAGCAAGTCTGTTCTATCTCTGTTTGGGCAACACCGTTGAGGATGCCAATCTGCTGGATGAGGGCCTTGAGTTGGTGGAGGAGTGGTATCTTTCCTACACCGACCACTTCATCCACCCCGTCTATGACGAGCTTGCCGATGATCTGGTGCTTGCCTTGTACAAGAAGGGGGCAACCGTCCCCGGGCTTGATGCCTTGATTGAACGAGGAAGAGTACGAAGCGACTGGTGCGAGGATCCCGATAGCCTCAAGAATCTGGCACAAGGAAGAGACGAACGCTAC